The stretch of DNA CGTCCATGAAGAGTTCGTGAACGGTGGTGCGGTCTTCTTTGTGCAGCTTGGAGTGATAGACGGCAGCTGGAACACGCAGCTCTTGAACGAGATAGCGCTGCACTTCGAGTGCGTTCTTGATCGTTGCCGTGTAGACGATGCCCGTTCCTTCGAGCGCCTCGGCGCCGGAGAAAAGGCGCGCCAAGATCTTGAGCTTGTCGCTCTCCTTGTCGGCTTTGCAGGCCTCATAGACGAGATTCGGGCGGTCGAAGCCCTTGACGATCGGCTTGACGTGTTCGATGCCGAGCTGGTGAAGGATGTCCTCTCGCACCGCTGGAGTAGCCGTGGCGGTCAACGCGAGAACCGCCGGGCGGCCGAGCCGGTCGATCACGTGCCCGAGCGCGAGATAGGCGGGCCGGAAATCGTGGCCCCACTGACTGATGCAGTGCGCCTCGTCGACGACGAAGAGCGGGACGTCGATCGAGCGCAGGAGCGTGAGAAACGCTTCGTCCTCGAGCTTCTCGGGCGTCGTGTAGACGATCTTGACCCCGCCGGCGGCGATGCGCCGGCGCGCCGCGATCTCTTGCTCCTCGGAAAGGGTCGAGTTCAGGGCGACGACCTCGGTGACGCCGCGGTCGCGCAGCATGTCCACCTGGTCCTTCATGAGGGCGATGAGCGGGCTGACGACGACCGTCGTCCCGTCGAGGAGGAGTGCCGGCAGCTGATACGTGAGGCTCTTCCCCGCACCCGTAGCGAGGATGGCAAGGGTATCTTTCCGGCCGAGGACGCGACGAACGACCTCCTCCTGCCCTGGATAAAAGCGCTGAAAACCGAACTTATCGGAAAGCGCCGCTCTCAGATCCACCCTATTCATGAAGCTCAATCTTAACTCGGTCATCGCTCGAAGCGATAATTCAAATGCGGCAGAGGCGCCAACCCCCTGCTCTCTATACTACGCAGCATAGAGAGCAAAGGTTGCGATGTTCAGGGTCTACCCTCGTGCAGGCTCCTCCAAACGGCGCTGCGTAGCTTGTGAGGCATGTCCCTGTACCGAGCGTGGCGCCCGAAGAGCTTCTCCGAGCTCGTCGGCCAGGATAGCGTCGTCCGCACGCTCACGAGCGCTCTCGCAGCCGGGAAACTGGCCCACGCGTACCTTTTTTCGGGTCCGCGCGGCTCCGGGAAGACCTCGGCTGCGAAGATTCTCGCGCGCTGCATCGACTGCGTTGCCGGACCGACCCCGACGCCGGACAACACCTGCGAAAACTGCCGGGCGATCATCGACGGCACGGCGCTCGACGTTCTCGAAATCGATGCCGCCAGCAACCGCGGAATCGACGAGATCCGTGCGCTACGCGATGCGGTGAAGTTCGCACCATCCGCCATGCGGATGAAAGTCTACATCATCGACGAGGCGCACATGCTCACGAAGGAGGGCGCAAATGCCTTTTTGCGCACGCTCGAGGAGCCGCCACCGCACGCGGTCTTCATCCTCGCAACCACCGAGCCGGAGCGCTTGCCCGTCACGATCCTGTCGCGCTGTCAGCGGTATGCGTTTCGTCGCATCTCGATCCCGGTGATCATCGCGCGCATGCGCGAGATCGCGCAATCGGAAAACATTCGCATCGACGACGCGGCGCTGGCGGCGATCGCCTATCGCGCCGACGGCGGTCTGCGGGACGCACTCACCATGCTCGAGCAGGCGGCGGCCTTCGGCGGCAATGGCGCAACGATCGACGCGAAAACGATCGATCTCGCCTTCGGCTCCGCTGGGCGGGAACAGGCAGCGGCGCTCGTTGACGCAGTCCTGGCATGCGACGCCTCCGCCGCGCTGCGCGCGATCGAAGAGGCGAGCGACGCAGGCGCGGACCTCGCCGTCTTGACGCGTACGCTCGTCGCAGAGTTTCGAAACATCCTCGTGGCGCGGATCGATCCGCAACTGCTGGCGCGCGATCTCGCTCCGGAAGACGCGGCCCGAGCCACGCGGATCGCGCCCGATCTTCCCCAGACGAGGATCGTACGAGCGTTGCGCGTTCTCTCCGATGCACTTGCGCTTGCGCGCATGGGCGGTAACCCGCGCTTGGAGCTCGAGACCGCTCTGCTGCGCTTCATGCTCGAACAGCAAGACGTTGCCGACACAGCGCCTCCGAAGCGCCGGGAAGCGCAGCCATCCGTAAAAGCGCCGCCGGCGCCGCCGCCGCAGAAAGCGGTACCGAAGAGCCAGGGCGACCTTTCGTTGCAGCACGTTCGGGCTGCGTGGCAGAGCATTCGATCGAAGGCTGAAGGGCAGCGGCAGTCGCTGCGCGCTCCGCTCTCCCGAGCGGTCGTGGAGGCCGTAGACGCGAAGGCTATCACGCTCGGGTTACCGGAGCCGTGGATCGCAGACGCGCTCCTCCAGCACGCAAAGCTGATCGAGCGAGCAATCGAGGACGTGTTGGGGGTCGCGCTCGCGGTAAAGGTTCGTGTGGACGGCTCGGTGCGCGCGAACGCTACTGCGCCCGAGCCCGAAGATGCCGACGAGCTGTTCGATTATGCAAGCGAAGTGATACGAGAGAGATGATGAATCCGGCGAACATGATGGCCCAAGTCAAGAAGATGCAAGCCGAGATGCTGAGAGTCCAGGAGGAGCTAGCGGCGACGGTCGTCTGCGGCTCCGCCGCCGCAGGAGCGGTTCGCGTCGAGATGACGTGCGATCAGCGCGTGAAATCCGTGAAGATCGATCCTCAGGCGATCGATCCCGGCGACGTCGAGACGCTGGAAGACCTGATCGTCGTCGCAACGAACGACGCTCTGCAACGCGTCGGCGAGGAGTCGCAGAAGCGGATGAACGCCGTCACCGGGGGCATGCGCATTCCGGGCCTCTCGTGACCGGATCGATCGCCGGTCCGCTGCAAGCGCTCATCGACGAGTTTGCAAAGTTTCCGACGATTGGGCCAAAGACCGCCGCGCGTCTCGCGTTCTATCTGCTCTCTCGCCCCCGGCACGAAGCGCAGTCGCTCGCGGAAGCGATCTTGGCGGTGAAAGACAACGTGCGCTTCTGCTCGATCTGCTTCGGTTTGACGCAGAGCGATCCATGCGACATCTGTACCGACGAACGGCGCGAGAACACGATCTGCGTCGTTGCGGAGGCGAAAGACGTCTACGCGATCGAGCGCACCGGTGCGTACAAGGGCCGCTATCACGTCCTCGGAGGCCTCATCTCACCCATCGACGGCATCGGCCCCGCGCAAGTGCGCTTGCGCGAGCTGCTGGAGCGCGTCGGCAGCGAGCGTCCGAGGGAAATCGTTCTCGCAACGAATCCGAACGCCGAGGGAGAGGCGACGGCGCTCTACCTCTCGCGCGTCATCGCGCCGCTCGGCGTCGTGGTGACGCGTCTTGCGTATGGATTGCCCATCGGCGGCGATCTCGACTACGCGGACGAGATCACGCTCGCTAAATCGCTCGAGGGTAGAACGACACTCTAGCAAGCTAGAGCTTCCCCTCGTCACGGGATCGGAAATACGGCGCGTCCTGGAGTCAAACGGTGTTCTCGCCGGCGGCGGCGTCAACCGGAAGCCGGTGAAACGCACGCTACGGTTGCGGCGTGTACCGCACGACGACCGTGAACTGCGTCGGCGCGACGCCCGTCGAGAAGAGTTCGGTCCGCGATGTCTGCGCGGCGCGGATCGTGATCTGCACGAGCGCGTTTCCGCCGACGGCGCCGCCGCCGCCGAACGCGTACTCCACCGGCACGACGGTCGCACCCGCGAAGAGCGGATCGTAGATGGGGCTCGCGGGGTCGGTGAGCGCGCTCGCGGGGAAGAGACGCGCCGTAAAACCCGTAATGCCGCTGGCTGACGAGCCCGGCGCAGGCGAGCTCCCCGCCGCGACGACGTAGCGCGTGACGGTCTGCGCTGCTGCGTCGAAACGATAGACCCAGTGAAAGATGCGCCGCGTGGCGTCTTCGGAGACGAAGTCCACCTCGTGACCGTCGGCGTTGCTTTCGCCGGTAATGTCCGCTGCAGGCACGGCGATGCTCCACGCGCTCGCAGCCTCGCTGCGCATGCGCTCGAGCAGCTGATCGCTCTGGGTACGCGCCAGCATCACGGCGTGCCGCGAGGCGGCGGTGACGACGAGCGCGTGTAGAACAGCGACGAGGAGCGAGAAGACGACCAGCGCGGCGGCGGCACCGACTACGAGATCGAGCAGTGCCGCACCGCGCTGATGGAGCCCGCCGGCTCCATGGCCTCCCACGTCCGAGAGAGTGCCCGTGAAGGCGCTGGATTGGACGCCGGCTTTGTGGTACAAAGTAGGGAATGACCGAGCTGGACCGGGCTCTCTCCGACATCGCCGAGGTCCGCGAGCGCCTGGCAATGGCGCAGCGGTTCAAAGGCTACTCCGGCATCGCTGCGATGATCTCGGGCGGTTTGGCCGTCCTTGCGGGCATCGCTCAGCGCGGCCTCGCTCCGGCACCGCAGGGTCCGTACCAGGAGCACGTCTACTTCGCCATTTGGTTCGCCTGCGCGGCGCTCGCCGCACTCGTGAACTACGGCGCGATCCTGAACTGGTTCTGGAGCGATGCGAGCGCGCGTGACCGCTGGCAGACGCGTACGGTCGGGCTCTCGATCCTCCCGGCGCTGCTGCTCGGTGCCGGATTTTCGTTCGCGCTTCTCGCGCGAGGCGAGACCGTTCTTCTTCCCGGCGTCTGGTACGGCTGTTACGGCGTCGGCCTCTTCGCATCGCGTACGATGCTTCCGCGGGGCGTGGTTCCGATCTGCGCCGCTTTCCTCGCAATCGGCGTCGCGCTGCTCTTCGTGCCATCGCACATCGCGCTCGCGTGGTGGGTGCTCCCCGCGGGGTTCGGCATCGGTCAGGCGGCGATCGGCATCTTCGTGCGCCGCGACACGTTGGTAAAAGCATGAGCACGGCGAAGCTCGATCGCGTATTTCACGAGCGTGGGCGCCTTGCGATCTGCTCGACGCTCGTCGCGCGCAGCGAAGGAATCTCATTTACGCGCCTGCAGAGCGCCTGCGATCTTACCGACGGCAATCTGAACCGCCACCTGCACGCGCTGATGGAGGAAGGCATCGTGGCCACCGAACGGCGCACCGGCGCCGGGCGTCCGCAGACGATTCTCCACATCACCGATGCCGGACGTCGCCGGTTTCTCGAGTACATCGACGCGCTGGAAGCGATCGTGCGCGACGTTCAGCGCTCGACCAAGCGTACGGAGTCGCCGCTGCGCGCCGTCCCCGCACGCAGCACGTCGCAGTAAACGCCCATCTTTGCGTCGCGTTCTCGTGCGATGTAGCGAAGGATTCGAGGGTCGGGCGCGGCGCCGCTCGGGTGGTAGGTAATCGTCACGCAGCGGGAGATCGCTTTGGTGACGAGCAGTCGCACGTCGCCGACGTCGAGGGACGCTCCTACGAGCGCCGATTCACCGAAACGGAAATCCTCCGCAGCCTGCGCGAAGAAGTTCGGTCGAAAGCGCTCGGGCTCGACCGCGTAGCCTACATGCGCGCTCACCTCGTCGAGCCAACGGTCGAAGATGAGTGAGATCGCGCCGCTGAAATAGAACCGTTCGCCGTTTTCGACGCGAATGCCGACGCCGCGCCCGCGCGCGAGCGCGACGGCAACGCCGGTATCTCCCGTGAGATGCAGCCCTTCGTGCTCCATGCCGCGATACGCGCGCCCTACGCGCGCGTGACCGCTTTCGACGATGAGCTGCCGCGTCCGATCGCCACGGACACCGCCGTCCCAGATCTCCGCCGACTGCAAGAGTTCGCCGGCAAGGCTCTTGACGGGGTAACGCCGGATCCACGCGAGCGTTCCAAGCGGCATCGGTCCGTGCTTCGCGAGGAGGCGCTCCCAATGCTCCAGAAGGCGCGGACGTCATGGATGCATCGGCTCCGGTTCTGCTGCGTCCCCTGGGCATCGGCGAGATCATCGACCGCGCGCTCGCCGTGTACGTTCGCAACTTCGTTGCGCTGACGGCGACGGCACTGATCGTCCTCTTCGTTCCGCTCGTCCTCGCGCAGTACTTCCTGCTCGACGCCCAAGCCGGAGCGTTTCAGAGCATGATCGAGGTCTTCCGCCACGCAGCATCGGGAACGCCGGCGTCGCCGCAAGCGCTCGAGCGGCTGATTTCGTATCCGGAGTTGATGCTCGGCTACGCGTTCGAGGTCGTCACCGTCATCTTGTCGCCGTTTGCATTCAACGCCGTCGCCGCCGGCATCGCGGCCATCTATGCGGGCGGGCGGCCGAGCATCGGCGCGAGCCTCGCGACGGCCTTCGCCCGCTGGGCGCAGCTCCTCGGTTTACTGGCGGTTGAGATACTCATGGTCGTCGGCGCGTATTGCGTGATCGTGGTGTTGGGCGTCGGCATCGTCTTCGGTTCCATCGCCACCGCGAACGCCTTTCCCGATCTCGCGCGATCGCCGCTTACGATTACGGCGCTCGTGCTTCTTGGGCTCGCGCTGCTCGTCGCGTTATGCGTCGTCTGCGGTCTCTTCGCGCTCTCCATGCTCTTCGCGGGATACGCCGTCGTCATCGAGCGCAAGCCCGTGATGGCGTCGGTCGGCTCCGGCTTCGAGCGAATCTTCAATCGTCAGGAGTGGCGGAAGGCGCTCGTGCTCATGCTCGTCGCGCTTCTCGTCGCGTGGGGCATCGGCACGCTCGGCGCGATAGCGGAGTTCGCCTTTCTTTTCATCCCCGGATTACAAGCGGTCGCCGCCCTCACGAGCGCGCTCGTTGCGGTCGTGTCGTGGGCCGTGCAGATGGTGTTCTACTCCGTGTACTATTATGACGTGCGGATTCGACGCGAAGGATTGGATCTCGATGTGGCGCTGCAAGGGTTGGGCGCTTCCGCGTCGCAGGTTTCGTATGCGGCGACGAACCTCGTTTCGGGCGACGAGCGTGCGCTCGTCCACCGCTTCCTGGAGCGGCGCACGGCGCTTCCCGCGAAGAAGCGCGCCGAACTGGCGGAACGGCTCGCACAAAGAATCCGCCCGCGCGTTGGGCCGGATCTCGCGCGGCTCGACGACGAAGGACTGCTGGAGCGGCTCTAGGAGCCGGTCCTAGGTTCCTTCGCCTGGTTTGCGCAGTTTGGTGACGAGGTCGCGTGCGAAGCGCAGCGCGTCGCTCTTCGTCTGTTCGTAGAGCACCGTTGCGTCCTGCTTGGTCATGTGGTTGCCGTGCTCGAGGAAGAACGTGACGCCTTCGCCGACCACGATCGTTCCCGCATACGCGATCGCCCCTTTGATCGCGATGCCCGCGACCGGCACGAAGCCCGCCAGCTCGCGCGCGAGGGCACGCCAGCCGAGGCCGCCGCCGATAACCGGAAGGAGTCGCCAGAGCCGTTGGACGTCGGGGTCCTTACCGTACGCCGCTTCGATGTGCATGAGCAGGACGATTTGAATGCCCGTGATCGCGACGATGTCGCCGGCAGACGCCATCGCTCCGAGGACGAGACCGACGAGCGGGATGTGGTCGACGACGGCGCTGGCGATTGCAACCTTCAAGGAGTTGGCGGCGGCATCGCGCGTGAGCTTCGCGGCGACACTCTCCCGTAGCGGCGCCAAGGCTCGCCCGACGGCGATCTCTGCCCCCCGCGAGCATTCGACGAGGTGCGGGAAAACGCGCGCGCGCAGTGCCGCCGGCGCGAGCGACGGAACGACGTATTCGGCCCACGTGCCGCCGAGCGGGGGCGTCGGCGGCCCCGCGGGCTGCTCGTGCGCGTCGACGGTGATGCAGAGGATCGGGAGACCGAGCGGTTCCAGAACCGCGATGTTCGCGCCGGCGAGATCGCCCGGGCCGCCCAAAAAGAGCACGGCGCGCGATTGCGCGTCCTGCAGCATCGCCGACCCGTCGGAAGGAATCGTTTCGAGGCACGCCGCGGCCTCCGGCGGTACGACGCCGGCGTGTCCGCTCAGGAGCAGCGCGCGCAGCTCGGCAACGAGTGCGCAATCTCCGCAGAGCAAAAAACGGAACGGCTTGCGGACGCGCGCGCCGATCGCTTCCGCATCGATTCCCTTGCGCACGAGCGCGAAGAGATCGCGCGCGCCGATCGCTGCCGAGGACATACCGGCCGTTATACTCCCACGGTGAGCGACCCGGGCGCCGCGCCGCTCAGCTCTTTCGTCGGGTCGTCGGTGTAGTCGAGGTAGACCAGACCCATGAAGATTTCGAGGGGCCAGGCGTGCATGCCGTGTTCGTTGGCGAGATCGACGATGGGGGTATGCGTGCGTAGCGATTCGTCGACGATCGCCTGCGGCGTGCTCGCAATGTCGGCCGCGAGAATCGTAGCGGCGACGACGTCACCCGGCGTGAGACCGTCTAGCACCATCGTGTGATAACCGATTCCGTTCATACCGAACCGCTGCTGCAACGCGTACTGTAGCGTCGCATAGCGCTGCGACGAGCCTCCCAGCCCGAGCAGGGTGATCCGAACCGAGAGCTGACGTGCGCGGGCCATGTTGTAGAGCTGCGACGCCTGCGACGCCGCGGTCGCGGCCGCGTCGAAATCCTGTAGCACCTTGCTCATGCGTGGCTGCAAGCCGTTGTAATCCGGGACGTCGAGGTCGCCGAAGCTGACATATGCATGGTCGAGCTCGCGAAGAAAGTCGTCCAACTCACCGACGCCTTGATCCATGAGCGTCATCGATGCCCGCGACGCGTCGATGGAGCGAATCATGTCGCCGTCGGCAAGCGAGAGCTGCTCGAACATGTGCGTGTAGGACGGAAGAATCGCCAGGGAATCGTCCGGAACCGGATGCATCGCAAGCGGCGCCGCCATCTCGTTCAATATCTCGCGGCTCCCGAGCAGGAGGCCGCCCTCCTTGTCGGTTTGTAGGGAGCCGATGTTGCCGATCACTTGCGAAGCGTCGTCGATGCCGCTGTTGACGGCGCGCGCCATCGCTTCGAGGTTGCTGACGACGGCCGCCATCCGCGAGTTCGGGCGTATCTGCATGTTGCCGAGATTCGGGAGCTCGTAGGAGACGTTTTGGAGGCGCGCCTGGACGGCTTTAAGCTGGTCGCGGGCCTGGTCACGGCGCGTCTCGAGCTGCTGCGCGGCATCGGCGAGCGTCTGGCGCGCGCCGTCCACTGCGGTATCGAGCCGACTGAAGTCGGGATCGACGCGAAGCAACGAGAGCCGATGGATCTCGAGCTCGCGTAGCTCGGCCTCGCGCACTGCGACGAGGGCTCGGGCCTGCGGCGAGCCGAGCTGTGCCGCCTGTGCCAGCGTCTGTCCGCTCTTGTTCGTCAAGCCGAGCGCAAGTTGCATTTGCGCGAGCTTGAGCAGGGCTTCGACGTTGTGCGGGTCCGATTGCAGGATCTTGCCGAGGTCGAGCGCGGCGTAAGAGTAACGGGCGCGCTCGGCGTCCGAGAAGGCTTGCACCAAGCGCTGCTGTTCGGTGACGACGGTCGGGTCGAGTTCTGGATATCCGAGAAGGTGTGCGATGCGTGCCTTTGGATCGGGGTGACCCTGCAAATACTTGTCGACGAGATCGCTGTGCTGGTCCGCCAGCACGTTCATGTGCGCCATCATCGTCAGCATCGCGCGGGGATCGTATCCAGCGCGTGACATCAGCTGTAAGCCGTAACGATCCGCCTCCAGCTCGTCTTCGCGCGACATCTTCGCCATCACCGTTGCGCCGACGAGATTCCCGAAATCGTAAATGAACGGAGAGAAAATCGATGCGATGCCGAGCAGGAGGCTCAGGATCTGCGCCTTCGAGTTCAACGTGACGACGTGACGCCGCTCGATGTGGCCCGTCTCGTGTCCGATCACGCTCGCGAGCTCATCGTCCGACTGTACGAAATCGACCAATCCCTCATCGATGTAGACGAAGCCGCCCTCGGTCGCGAACGAGTTGACGTCGCTCGCCTTGATGACCTTGATGTTGTAGGGGATGTCCCTACGGGCGACTTGCGTCCAAAGCTTGTTCGCGATTGACTGAACGTACGCGTTGAGAAGCGGGTCGGTCTCCACGACCTCGCTGCGCGTGATCTGCTCGTCCTCGGCTTGACCGGCCCGAATCTCCTGTTGCGTCGTGACGGCGAGGGAGCGCGCGGGATAGCAGGAGAGCAGCAGCGCTGCGATGACCGGAAGCGGAAGGACGCGACGAAGCGGCTTCATGGCACAGAGTATTCGCGCTCCACTGTGAATTCCGTGTGGATAAGCCGAAGAACTTGCGAACGACGTGTGGACGACAAGGGAGGCCGGACGGCCCAAGCAGCAATTGCGCCCGATGAACGTGCTGCGCGGTACCGGTAGGGGCCTCGAGGTCGTACTCTCCGAAGGCGACCTCGATGCGGCGCTGGCGGAACTGCATGCTCGGCTTGCTCGCCAGCCCGAGTTCTACCGGGGAA from Candidatus Dormiibacterota bacterium encodes:
- a CDS encoding ATP-dependent DNA helicase RecQ, giving the protein MTELRLSFMNRVDLRAALSDKFGFQRFYPGQEEVVRRVLGRKDTLAILATGAGKSLTYQLPALLLDGTTVVVSPLIALMKDQVDMLRDRGVTEVVALNSTLSEEQEIAARRRIAAGGVKIVYTTPEKLEDEAFLTLLRSIDVPLFVVDEAHCISQWGHDFRPAYLALGHVIDRLGRPAVLALTATATPAVREDILHQLGIEHVKPIVKGFDRPNLVYEACKADKESDKLKILARLFSGAEALEGTGIVYTATIKNALEVQRYLVQELRVPAAVYHSKLHKEDRTTVHELFMDEKIRAVVATNAFGLGIDKPNIRFVVHYDLPGSIEAYTQEAGRAGRDGEASRCILIYRMSDTRVQNYFLTGKYPDIEEVQRVFGTIEVFGDQSAGVSMTDLRRILQLPLTKLKVILALLKKSGYLEPVGRSAYGLTEAVRKNRDLMLSLANYETKKSYDQSKLSMMLQYAESGVCRRRFILNYFGEGFDTVNCGACDNCLRAEANGVYEGLVVGPFKIADVVFHRKFGTGTVERMERDLVTVLFPSFGYKTLLASAVDRAEPKIA
- the dnaX gene encoding DNA polymerase III subunit gamma/tau, which gives rise to MSLYRAWRPKSFSELVGQDSVVRTLTSALAAGKLAHAYLFSGPRGSGKTSAAKILARCIDCVAGPTPTPDNTCENCRAIIDGTALDVLEIDAASNRGIDEIRALRDAVKFAPSAMRMKVYIIDEAHMLTKEGANAFLRTLEEPPPHAVFILATTEPERLPVTILSRCQRYAFRRISIPVIIARMREIAQSENIRIDDAALAAIAYRADGGLRDALTMLEQAAAFGGNGATIDAKTIDLAFGSAGREQAAALVDAVLACDASAALRAIEEASDAGADLAVLTRTLVAEFRNILVARIDPQLLARDLAPEDAARATRIAPDLPQTRIVRALRVLSDALALARMGGNPRLELETALLRFMLEQQDVADTAPPKRREAQPSVKAPPAPPPQKAVPKSQGDLSLQHVRAAWQSIRSKAEGQRQSLRAPLSRAVVEAVDAKAITLGLPEPWIADALLQHAKLIERAIEDVLGVALAVKVRVDGSVRANATAPEPEDADELFDYASEVIRER
- a CDS encoding M48 family metalloprotease, encoding MKPLRRVLPLPVIAALLLSCYPARSLAVTTQQEIRAGQAEDEQITRSEVVETDPLLNAYVQSIANKLWTQVARRDIPYNIKVIKASDVNSFATEGGFVYIDEGLVDFVQSDDELASVIGHETGHIERRHVVTLNSKAQILSLLLGIASIFSPFIYDFGNLVGATVMAKMSREDELEADRYGLQLMSRAGYDPRAMLTMMAHMNVLADQHSDLVDKYLQGHPDPKARIAHLLGYPELDPTVVTEQQRLVQAFSDAERARYSYAALDLGKILQSDPHNVEALLKLAQMQLALGLTNKSGQTLAQAAQLGSPQARALVAVREAELRELEIHRLSLLRVDPDFSRLDTAVDGARQTLADAAQQLETRRDQARDQLKAVQARLQNVSYELPNLGNMQIRPNSRMAAVVSNLEAMARAVNSGIDDASQVIGNIGSLQTDKEGGLLLGSREILNEMAAPLAMHPVPDDSLAILPSYTHMFEQLSLADGDMIRSIDASRASMTLMDQGVGELDDFLRELDHAYVSFGDLDVPDYNGLQPRMSKVLQDFDAAATAASQASQLYNMARARQLSVRITLLGLGGSSQRYATLQYALQQRFGMNGIGYHTMVLDGLTPGDVVAATILAADIASTPQAIVDESLRTHTPIVDLANEHGMHAWPLEIFMGLVYLDYTDDPTKELSGAAPGSLTVGV
- a CDS encoding YbaB/EbfC family nucleoid-associated protein, with translation MMNPANMMAQVKKMQAEMLRVQEELAATVVCGSAAAGAVRVEMTCDQRVKSVKIDPQAIDPGDVETLEDLIVVATNDALQRVGEESQKRMNAVTGGMRIPGLS
- a CDS encoding MOSC domain-containing protein, whose amino-acid sequence is MPLGTLAWIRRYPVKSLAGELLQSAEIWDGGVRGDRTRQLIVESGHARVGRAYRGMEHEGLHLTGDTGVAVALARGRGVGIRVENGERFYFSGAISLIFDRWLDEVSAHVGYAVEPERFRPNFFAQAAEDFRFGESALVGASLDVGDVRLLVTKAISRCVTITYHPSGAAPDPRILRYIARERDAKMGVYCDVLRAGTARSGDSVRLVER
- the recR gene encoding recombination mediator RecR; the encoded protein is MTGSIAGPLQALIDEFAKFPTIGPKTAARLAFYLLSRPRHEAQSLAEAILAVKDNVRFCSICFGLTQSDPCDICTDERRENTICVVAEAKDVYAIERTGAYKGRYHVLGGLISPIDGIGPAQVRLRELLERVGSERPREIVLATNPNAEGEATALYLSRVIAPLGVVVTRLAYGLPIGGDLDYADEITLAKSLEGRTTL
- a CDS encoding transcriptional regulator, whose protein sequence is MSTAKLDRVFHERGRLAICSTLVARSEGISFTRLQSACDLTDGNLNRHLHALMEEGIVATERRTGAGRPQTILHITDAGRRRFLEYIDALEAIVRDVQRSTKRTESPLRAVPARSTSQ